One Acinetobacter colistiniresistens DNA segment encodes these proteins:
- a CDS encoding DedA family protein, protein MELIDFILHVDEHLLEFITNYGVWIYAILFLIIFVETGLVVMPFLPGDSLLFAAGALAASTGAMDPWILGILLFLAAVLGDTLNYHIGRYIGPRVFEINSRFINKQHLIKTQQFFERHGGKTIIFARFVPFARTFAPFVAGAGSMNYKYFLSYNVVGAFCWIASFITLGYLFGNMPIVKDNFTHLIFGIIIISILPGVIGFIRQKMKGTKAQ, encoded by the coding sequence ATGGAACTGATTGATTTTATTCTGCACGTTGACGAACATCTTTTAGAATTTATTACCAATTATGGTGTATGGATTTATGCCATTTTATTCCTGATTATTTTTGTTGAAACCGGTTTGGTAGTAATGCCTTTCTTACCTGGCGATAGTTTATTATTTGCTGCAGGTGCATTGGCTGCTTCAACAGGTGCAATGGATCCATGGATATTGGGTATTTTACTCTTTCTTGCTGCGGTACTGGGTGATACCTTAAACTATCATATTGGGCGTTATATCGGGCCACGTGTGTTCGAAATTAACTCGCGTTTTATTAATAAACAACATCTTATTAAAACCCAGCAATTCTTTGAACGCCATGGAGGTAAGACCATTATCTTCGCGCGCTTTGTTCCATTTGCACGTACTTTTGCCCCATTTGTTGCGGGTGCAGGTAGTATGAATTATAAGTACTTCCTTAGCTATAATGTCGTTGGTGCATTCTGCTGGATCGCCTCCTTCATCACGCTTGGTTATTTATTTGGTAATATGCCAATCGTGAAAGATAATTTCACCCATCTGATTTTCGGTATTATTATTATCAGTATCTTACCAGGCGTGATTGGCTTTATCCGCCAGAAAATGAAGGGCACGAAAGCCCAATAA
- a CDS encoding LysE family translocator — MIESWFFVLAMLAVLLIPGPTNALLASATHQHGVPKTITFIPIEWLGYLYGISLWALFIHLFDPIWPAIGAILHTLSLLYVLWMAFHLWKGSHLQKHDQHHQQIRKRQLFLSTLKNPKTVLLASGVFPSETWNSIEQAALVFAIFSLILIPVSIFWMLFGRALLAGSLIGIKADHLYKGSAMLLLICMLPMILRFF; from the coding sequence ATGATTGAGAGTTGGTTTTTTGTTTTGGCGATGTTGGCGGTGTTATTGATACCTGGTCCAACCAATGCTTTGCTTGCCAGTGCAACACACCAACACGGTGTTCCTAAAACCATCACGTTTATTCCAATTGAGTGGTTGGGCTATCTCTACGGGATTAGTTTATGGGCGCTATTCATTCATTTATTTGATCCGATCTGGCCTGCGATTGGCGCGATTTTACATACGCTCAGTTTACTCTACGTATTGTGGATGGCTTTTCATCTCTGGAAAGGTTCACATCTACAAAAGCACGATCAGCATCATCAGCAAATTCGTAAAAGACAGCTATTCTTATCGACTTTAAAAAATCCAAAAACAGTACTGCTGGCTTCAGGGGTTTTTCCGAGTGAAACGTGGAATTCGATTGAGCAAGCTGCTTTGGTTTTTGCCATTTTTAGTCTTATTCTGATCCCGGTTAGTATTTTCTGGATGTTATTTGGACGTGCATTGCTGGCGGGAAGTTTGATTGGAATTAAAGCCGACCATTTGTATAAAGGGTCGGCCATGCTATTACTGATTTGTATGCTGCCTATGATCTTACGTTTCTTTTAA